In a genomic window of Streptomyces sp. SJL17-4:
- a CDS encoding phage holin family protein has protein sequence MSDPYDGTERSLGQLVASATAEMSALVHDELALAKAEIRQDVKRGVIGSAAGITAAVVLLFSLPMLSFALAYGINTWTGGHNGNGGWNLVWCFLLSFAANVLLAGLLGLLAYAKFKKVKPPEKSIASAKQTAAVISTVKPHPRPEPSTALDKALDKAPAVARSSV, from the coding sequence ATGAGCGACCCGTACGACGGAACCGAGCGCAGTCTCGGCCAGCTGGTCGCCTCGGCGACCGCCGAGATGTCCGCACTGGTGCACGACGAGCTCGCCCTGGCCAAGGCGGAGATCAGGCAGGACGTCAAGCGCGGTGTGATCGGAAGCGCCGCCGGCATCACGGCCGCGGTCGTACTGCTGTTCTCGCTGCCGATGCTGAGCTTCGCGCTCGCGTACGGCATCAACACCTGGACCGGCGGGCACAACGGCAACGGGGGCTGGAACCTCGTCTGGTGCTTCCTGCTCTCCTTCGCGGCGAACGTGCTGCTCGCGGGCCTGCTCGGGCTTCTGGCGTACGCCAAGTTCAAGAAGGTCAAGCCGCCGGAGAAGTCCATCGCCTCGGCCAAGCAGACGGCCGCGGTGATCTCCACCGTCAAGCCGCACCCGCGCCCGGAGCCCTCCACGGCACTGGACAAGGCGCTGGACAAGGCCCCCGCTGTGGCACGCTCGTCCGTATGA
- the nhaA gene encoding Na+/H+ antiporter NhaA: MPAPAPTPTDRKFLGRLPLPERQYLADALRAETVGGVLLLVAAVTALIWANTLSSSYESVSDFHIGPAALGLDLSIQHWAADGLLAVFFFVAGIELKRELVAGELRDPKAAALPVIAALCGMAAPALVYALVNTLGNGSMDGWAVPTATDIAFALAVLAVIGTSLPSALRAFLLTLAVVDDLFAILIIAIFFTSDLNFAALGGAFAGLLLFWLLIRKEVRGWYVYVPLALVIWGLMYNSGVHATIAGVAMGLMLRCTTREGEKHSPGEHIEHLVRPFSAGLAVPLFALFSAGVSISGGAIHDVFTQPVTLGVVLGLVVGKAVGIFGGTWLAARFTRAELNPDLTWPDVFAVATLAGIGFTVSLLIGELAFAGDEALTDEVKAAVLVGSLIAAVLASVLLKLRVRRYQALVSDEERDDDQDGIPDIYEQDNPAYHLRMAEIHEKKAAEHRERAQLAGAPRDEADRPA, encoded by the coding sequence GTGCCCGCGCCCGCACCCACACCCACCGACCGCAAGTTCCTCGGCCGGCTCCCCCTGCCCGAGCGCCAGTACCTCGCCGACGCCCTGCGCGCCGAGACCGTCGGCGGTGTCCTGCTCCTCGTCGCCGCGGTCACCGCCCTCATCTGGGCCAACACCCTGAGCAGCAGCTACGAGTCCGTCAGCGACTTCCACATAGGCCCCGCGGCCCTCGGCCTCGACCTCTCGATCCAGCACTGGGCGGCCGACGGCCTCCTCGCGGTCTTCTTCTTCGTCGCCGGCATCGAGCTCAAGCGCGAACTCGTCGCGGGCGAGCTGCGCGACCCCAAGGCCGCCGCGCTCCCCGTCATCGCCGCCCTCTGCGGCATGGCCGCGCCCGCCCTCGTCTACGCCCTGGTCAACACCCTCGGCAACGGCTCGATGGACGGCTGGGCCGTCCCCACCGCGACCGACATCGCCTTCGCACTCGCCGTCCTCGCCGTGATCGGCACCTCGCTGCCCTCCGCGCTGCGCGCCTTCCTGCTCACCCTCGCCGTCGTCGACGACCTCTTCGCGATCCTGATCATCGCGATCTTCTTCACCAGCGACCTGAACTTCGCCGCGCTCGGCGGCGCCTTCGCCGGACTCCTCCTCTTCTGGCTGCTGATCCGCAAGGAGGTCCGCGGCTGGTACGTGTACGTCCCGCTGGCCCTGGTCATCTGGGGCCTGATGTACAACAGCGGCGTCCACGCCACCATCGCCGGTGTCGCCATGGGCCTGATGCTCCGCTGCACCACCCGGGAGGGCGAGAAGCACTCCCCCGGCGAGCACATCGAGCATCTCGTCCGCCCGTTCTCGGCCGGCCTCGCCGTCCCGCTGTTCGCGCTCTTCTCGGCCGGCGTGAGCATCTCGGGCGGCGCGATCCACGACGTCTTCACCCAGCCCGTCACCCTCGGTGTCGTCCTCGGCCTGGTCGTCGGCAAGGCGGTCGGCATCTTCGGCGGCACCTGGCTCGCCGCCCGCTTCACCCGTGCGGAGCTCAACCCCGACCTGACCTGGCCGGACGTCTTCGCCGTCGCCACCCTCGCCGGCATCGGCTTCACCGTCTCGCTGCTCATCGGCGAGCTCGCCTTCGCCGGGGACGAGGCCCTCACCGACGAGGTGAAGGCCGCGGTCCTCGTCGGCTCGCTCATCGCGGCCGTCCTCGCCTCCGTCCTGCTGAAACTGCGGGTCCGCAGGTACCAGGCCCTGGTCTCCGACGAGGAGCGCGACGACGACCAGGACGGCATCCCCGACATCTACGAGCAGGACAATCCGGCGTACCACCTGCGGATGGCCGAGATCCACGAGAAGAAGGCCGCGGAACACCGAGAGCGCGCCCAACTGGCGGGGGCACCGCGCGACGAGGCCGACCGTCCGGCATGA